In Bos taurus isolate L1 Dominette 01449 registration number 42190680 breed Hereford chromosome 10, ARS-UCD2.0, whole genome shotgun sequence, the genomic window CCCCTGAGCCTGGGTACTTGGCTTCGCTCTCTTCCTCATCCTCCGTGGGCTTGAAGATCTGCTGCTGCCCAATGTGGAACATCTCCAGGAGTTGGCTGCCTGAGCGCATGCTGGGCTCCAGGCTGGCATCAGCCATCCCACTGCCTGTGCCCACCACGTTTCGGCGGCTGTAGCGGTGGTGCAGTTGGACCAAGGTCCCTACCAAGCACTTGCGGACAGATTTGTTCACAGTAAGAAAAAGCACAGGGTTCGCCAGCAGAGACACTTTGGGCAGCCAAATGGCCGTAAGCAGCAAGAAGATGGAAGTGTTGGGGACATTAAGCACTGTCTGGTAGACGACCAGTGTGGCATAGGGCACGCTGCATAAGATGAAGACCAtcaccatggacagcagcatggcATGCAGCTCAGCCTCCCGCTGGGAGGCATAGGGGATAGAGATGGTGTTTTGTGGGGTCCGCAGTGCTGCTATGATGACCTTCTTCTTCTGGCTGGCACTCAGGGCCCGGCGTAtcagtattaaaaagaagaacacCACAGCCACAGGCACGATGACCGTGGTGACGTTGTAGACCAGAACGTAAACCAGGTGGCCCAAAGAGTTGCTCCAGACTTCCGTGCAGGTTGACATGGCGTAGATATCGGCCACATTGGTCACTGCAAACACAGGGACACTGGCCACCACTGCATGGGCCCAGATGTATATCACTAGTTCTCGGGACTTGGcgtcagatatttttctctccaGTGGATAGAGGACTGAGTAGT contains:
- the GPR176 gene encoding G-protein coupled receptor 176 isoform X1, with amino-acid sequence MVLWSTCRTTVFKSVTNRFIKNLACSGICASLVCVPFDIILSTSPHCCWWIYTMLFCRVVKFLHKVFCSVTILSFPAIALDRYYSVLYPLERKISDAKSRELVIYIWAHAVVASVPVFAVTNVADIYAMSTCTEVWSNSLGHLVYVLVYNVTTVIVPVAVVFFFLILIRRALSASQKKKVIIAALRTPQNTISIPYASQREAELHAMLLSMVMVFILCSVPYATLVVYQTVLNVPNTSIFLLLTAIWLPKVSLLANPVLFLTVNKSVRKCLVGTLVQLHHRYSRRNVVGTGSGMADASLEPSMRSGSQLLEMFHIGQQQIFKPTEDEEESEAKYPGSGALQAKELLPTCLEAELGPQFATPTPPPGTVDSISQVAPAVSVESETFPDKYSLQFGFGPFELPPQWLSETRNSKKRLLPPLGNTPEELIQTKMPKVGRVERKMSRNNKVSIFPKVDS